The following proteins come from a genomic window of Maribacter sp. HTCC2170:
- a CDS encoding DUF2795 domain-containing protein, giving the protein MYWTLELASYLSDAPWPATKDELIDYCIRTGAPLEVVENLQAMEEEGGEIYESIEEIWPDYPTEEDYLWNEDEY; this is encoded by the coding sequence ATGTATTGGACATTAGAACTAGCATCTTATTTAAGCGATGCACCTTGGCCAGCTACCAAAGACGAGTTAATCGATTATTGTATTAGAACCGGAGCCCCTTTAGAGGTTGTGGAAAATTTACAGGCAATGGAAGAAGAAGGTGGAGAAATTTATGAGTCCATCGAAGAGATTTGGCCCGATTACCCAACAGAAGAAGATTACCTCTGGAATGAGGATGAATATTAA
- the secA gene encoding preprotein translocase subunit SecA: MSFLNSVLKAFVGDKSKKDVKELQPILNQIKSFETALENLSIDELRAKTSEFKARLKNDSQDLDDKIAELNDKVHASTDIDKNEEIYAEIDNLKEESYKISEDTLNDILPEAFAVVKETAKRFVANETLEVTASEFDRKISGAKDYVTLDGDKAVWKNSWDAAGKEVTWDMVHYDVQLIGGIALHQGKIAEMQTGEGKTLVATLPMYLNALSGHGAHLVTVNDYLAKRDSAWMAPIFEFHGLSVDCIDHHKPNSEGRRAAYNADITYGTNNEFGFDYLRDNMAHTPKDLVQRPHHYSIVDEVDSVLVDDARTPLIISGPVPEGDRHEFNELKPKVGDIVQKQRQHLTGVLAEAKKAIAADDAKEGGFLLLRVYRGLPKNKALIKYLSEEGVKQLLQKTENFYMQDNNREMPKVDEDLLFVIDEKNNQIELTDKGVDYISGEQNRDFFVMPDIGGEIAKIENQGLEIEKEAELKEELFKDFTVKSERIHTMSQLLKAYTLFEKDVEYVVMDNKVMIVDEQTGRIMDGRRYSDGLHQAIEAKENVKIEALTQTFATVTLQNYFRMYKKLSGMTGTAITEAGEFWEIYKLDVMEIPTNRPIARDDRNDLIYKTKREKYNAVIDEVTKLSHAGRPVLIGTTSVEISELLSRMLNIRKVPHNVLNAKLHKKEADVVAEAGYAGIVTIATNMAGRGTDIKLSDEVKKAGGLAIVGTERHDSRRVDRQLRGRSGRQGDPGSSQFYVSLEDNLMRLFGSDRVAKMMDKMGLEDGEVIQHSMMTKSIERAQKKVEENNFGVRKRLLEYDDVMNAQREVVYKRRRHALQGERLKVDIANMVYDTCEVITDTNKAATDYKNFEFELIKYFSITSPITEKEFEKLPVKEISNTIYKTAYEYYQEKMERNAATAFPVIKKVYEDNSNKFERIVVPFTDGIKSLNVVTNLKDAYDSDGKQLVTDFEKNITLAIIDDAWKTHLRKMDELKQSVQLAVHEQKDPLLIYKFEAFELFKGMIDKVNKEVVSFLFKGELPTENPNEIQNAGNVRRPKENLQTSKEEIPNSDELAAQNRAAGQTQGQRPAVTETIVRERPKIGRNERVTIKNVMSGESKTVKYKQAEPLIDKGEWVLTED, from the coding sequence ATGAGTTTCTTAAATTCAGTACTAAAGGCGTTTGTCGGTGACAAATCGAAAAAAGATGTAAAGGAATTACAACCAATTCTCAATCAAATAAAATCATTTGAAACAGCTTTGGAGAATTTGAGCATAGATGAATTACGTGCCAAAACTTCCGAATTCAAGGCAAGACTAAAAAATGACAGCCAAGATCTCGATGACAAAATTGCTGAGTTGAATGATAAAGTCCATGCGTCAACAGATATTGACAAGAATGAGGAAATTTATGCTGAAATAGATAACCTTAAAGAAGAGTCATATAAAATATCTGAAGATACATTAAACGATATCTTACCTGAGGCATTTGCTGTAGTTAAGGAAACAGCGAAAAGGTTCGTCGCCAATGAAACACTTGAAGTTACAGCTTCAGAATTCGACAGAAAAATATCTGGCGCTAAAGATTACGTGACCTTAGATGGTGATAAGGCCGTATGGAAAAATTCATGGGATGCTGCGGGGAAAGAAGTAACATGGGACATGGTACACTACGACGTACAGTTGATAGGTGGTATTGCGTTGCATCAAGGTAAAATTGCCGAAATGCAAACAGGAGAGGGTAAAACCTTGGTCGCTACCCTGCCAATGTATCTAAATGCGCTTTCAGGCCATGGAGCCCACTTGGTAACCGTTAATGATTATTTGGCAAAAAGGGATAGTGCTTGGATGGCCCCAATTTTTGAATTCCACGGACTGTCGGTAGATTGCATAGACCACCATAAACCTAATTCTGAAGGGCGTAGGGCAGCTTACAATGCCGATATCACTTATGGTACAAATAATGAATTTGGATTTGACTATTTGCGTGACAATATGGCCCATACACCAAAAGATTTGGTTCAAAGGCCCCACCATTATTCCATTGTTGATGAGGTGGATTCTGTTTTAGTCGATGATGCACGTACACCACTAATTATTTCAGGACCCGTTCCCGAAGGTGATCGTCATGAATTTAATGAACTCAAGCCTAAAGTTGGTGATATCGTTCAAAAACAAAGGCAACATTTAACCGGGGTTTTAGCTGAGGCGAAAAAGGCCATTGCTGCCGATGACGCAAAGGAAGGTGGTTTTTTATTGCTCCGTGTTTACAGAGGTTTACCTAAAAACAAAGCACTTATCAAATATTTAAGTGAAGAAGGGGTGAAACAACTGTTACAGAAGACCGAGAACTTCTATATGCAAGACAACAACCGCGAGATGCCTAAAGTAGATGAGGATCTTTTATTCGTTATTGATGAAAAAAACAATCAGATTGAACTTACGGATAAAGGTGTAGACTATATTTCTGGAGAGCAAAATAGAGATTTCTTTGTGATGCCCGATATTGGTGGGGAAATAGCCAAAATTGAAAATCAAGGTCTTGAAATTGAAAAGGAGGCTGAGCTAAAGGAAGAACTTTTTAAAGATTTTACAGTAAAAAGTGAGCGCATTCATACCATGAGCCAATTGTTGAAGGCATATACTCTTTTTGAAAAAGATGTAGAGTATGTGGTTATGGATAACAAAGTAATGATCGTTGATGAACAGACAGGCCGTATTATGGATGGTCGTCGTTATTCAGACGGTTTACACCAAGCTATCGAAGCTAAAGAAAATGTAAAGATCGAGGCGCTGACTCAAACCTTCGCCACAGTTACTTTACAGAACTACTTTAGAATGTACAAAAAATTGTCTGGTATGACAGGTACTGCGATTACTGAAGCTGGGGAATTTTGGGAAATCTACAAGTTGGATGTAATGGAAATTCCAACAAACCGGCCTATCGCCAGAGATGATAGAAACGATTTGATCTATAAGACCAAGCGTGAAAAATATAATGCAGTTATAGACGAAGTAACGAAGTTATCACATGCCGGAAGACCCGTACTAATAGGTACCACTTCAGTTGAAATATCGGAGTTATTATCGCGGATGCTGAACATTCGAAAGGTACCTCATAATGTACTTAATGCCAAGTTACATAAAAAAGAAGCAGACGTAGTAGCTGAGGCAGGTTATGCCGGCATTGTTACTATAGCAACGAATATGGCTGGTCGTGGTACTGATATTAAACTTTCCGATGAAGTTAAAAAAGCAGGCGGTTTGGCCATTGTCGGTACAGAACGACATGATTCTAGACGTGTAGACAGGCAGCTAAGAGGTCGTTCGGGTCGTCAAGGTGATCCTGGAAGTTCACAATTCTATGTGTCCTTAGAAGATAACCTTATGCGTTTATTCGGTTCTGACCGTGTAGCTAAAATGATGGATAAAATGGGCTTGGAAGATGGAGAGGTGATCCAGCATTCCATGATGACCAAATCAATAGAACGTGCTCAGAAAAAAGTTGAGGAAAACAACTTTGGGGTACGTAAACGATTACTGGAATATGATGATGTTATGAATGCCCAACGTGAGGTTGTTTACAAAAGAAGACGTCACGCCTTGCAAGGAGAACGTTTAAAGGTAGATATTGCCAATATGGTCTATGATACTTGTGAGGTCATCACAGATACCAACAAAGCGGCCACTGATTATAAAAACTTTGAATTTGAATTGATTAAGTATTTCTCAATTACCTCTCCAATAACTGAAAAAGAATTTGAGAAACTGCCAGTTAAGGAAATTTCAAATACCATTTACAAAACCGCGTATGAATATTATCAGGAAAAGATGGAGCGCAATGCGGCCACTGCCTTTCCGGTAATCAAAAAAGTATATGAAGATAACTCGAATAAGTTTGAGCGAATCGTTGTTCCGTTTACCGATGGTATAAAGAGTTTGAATGTTGTAACCAATCTAAAGGATGCTTATGATTCTGACGGAAAACAATTAGTGACCGATTTTGAAAAGAACATAACACTTGCAATAATTGACGATGCTTGGAAAACCCATTTGCGTAAAATGGATGAATTGAAGCAATCTGTTCAGTTGGCCGTGCATGAGCAAAAAGACCCCCTTTTAATCTATAAATTCGAAGCTTTTGAACTATTCAAGGGCATGATAGATAAAGTGAACAAAGAAGTTGTCTCTTTCCTTTTCAAGGGAGAATTACCAACTGAAAATCCGAATGAAATCCAAAATGCAGGTAATGTCAGAAGGCCAAAGGAAAACTTACAGACCAGTAAAGAGGAAATTCCCAATAGTGATGAGTTGGCGGCACAAAATAGAGCTGCAGGTCAAACACAAGGACAAAGGCCTGCCGTTACTGAAACTATTGTAAGAGAAAGACCAAAAATTGGTCGAAACGAACGTGTGACTATCAAAAATGTTATGTCTGGTGAAAGTAAGACAGTCAAATACAAACAAGCTGAACCTTTAATTGATAAAGGGGAATGGGTTTTGACTGAAGATTAA
- a CDS encoding Gfo/Idh/MocA family oxidoreductase, protein MNTTRRKFLSSISMLAASTAIPLHAFNFGKSKKLKIALIGTGIRGTSFWGKRLVDEYSDILEFVGLCDINPGRLAYGKKYIGASCPTFTDFEKMVHDTKPDLVIVTTKDSTHHEFIIKGLEMGCDVLTEKPLTTDENKCQAILDAEKKSNKNLIVGFNYRWSPYATKIKELLANKSIGKLVSVDFHWYLNTYHGASYFRRWHGQMNSGGSLWVHKATHHFDLLNWWINSEPNEVFAYGDLEFYGKNGDFRGENCRNCNHKKNCDFHWDITKDKRSMQLYVDHEEHDGYIRDNCLFRNEIDIYDKMSAQVKYTNNTVLNYSLTTYSPFEGWRVSFNGTEGRIEAWQDIPYNKQMTISEAEKHTKEMEQTNSEEKQYEPLILHKLWSKHETIKVGMEKSGHGGGDKRLHDKIFVNPDMADAYGRTAGVRDGAMSILIGVAARRSIEKGSPIKISDLTDLEPRISRG, encoded by the coding sequence ATGAATACCACTAGACGTAAGTTCCTTTCCTCAATAAGTATGCTGGCGGCCTCAACCGCAATTCCTTTGCACGCTTTCAATTTCGGAAAATCAAAAAAGCTTAAAATAGCGCTCATAGGAACGGGAATCCGAGGTACATCCTTCTGGGGTAAACGACTTGTTGATGAGTATTCTGATATTTTAGAGTTTGTTGGACTTTGTGACATCAATCCAGGGCGATTGGCGTATGGAAAAAAATACATAGGGGCCTCCTGCCCTACTTTTACAGACTTTGAGAAAATGGTACATGACACCAAACCAGACTTGGTAATAGTTACCACCAAGGATTCGACCCATCATGAATTTATCATCAAAGGTTTGGAAATGGGATGTGATGTACTTACAGAAAAACCTTTGACAACAGATGAAAACAAATGCCAGGCAATCTTGGATGCTGAAAAAAAATCAAACAAAAACCTGATTGTTGGTTTCAATTATCGATGGAGTCCCTACGCCACAAAAATCAAAGAATTATTGGCGAACAAATCTATTGGAAAACTAGTTTCTGTTGATTTTCATTGGTATTTAAATACGTATCATGGTGCTTCATATTTTAGACGTTGGCATGGGCAAATGAACAGTGGAGGTTCATTATGGGTTCATAAAGCCACACATCATTTTGATCTTTTGAATTGGTGGATCAACTCTGAACCCAATGAGGTTTTTGCCTATGGTGATTTGGAGTTCTATGGGAAAAATGGAGATTTTCGAGGTGAAAATTGTCGTAATTGCAATCATAAAAAAAACTGTGATTTCCACTGGGACATTACCAAAGACAAAAGGTCAATGCAATTATATGTAGACCATGAGGAACATGATGGTTATATTAGAGACAATTGTCTTTTTCGAAATGAAATAGATATTTATGATAAAATGTCTGCTCAAGTAAAATATACCAACAACACTGTTCTTAATTATTCACTTACCACATATTCGCCCTTTGAAGGGTGGCGTGTTTCTTTTAATGGCACTGAAGGTAGAATTGAAGCCTGGCAAGACATCCCATATAACAAACAAATGACCATTAGTGAAGCTGAAAAGCATACCAAGGAAATGGAACAAACCAATTCTGAGGAAAAGCAATATGAACCATTGATTTTGCATAAACTATGGTCAAAACATGAGACAATTAAGGTGGGCATGGAGAAAAGTGGCCATGGTGGTGGTGATAAAAGACTTCATGACAAAATTTTTGTAAATCCAGACATGGCTGATGCTTACGGAAGAACTGCCGGAGTTAGGGATGGAGCTATGTCGATACTCATTGGTGTAGCCGCTCGACGAAGTATTGAAAAAGGATCTCCTATAAAAATTAGTGACCTAACCGATCTTGAACCAAGAATCAGTAGAGGGTAG
- a CDS encoding sensor histidine kinase translates to MSETAINQERLNDKIKLVLKVNYFSSALALCFGIACYFLLGITEIIPYAFIAFGIANLINTFLFQKHKSLTTTYNITSVLALISTLIITLYSGGISSPFIFILALIVFAGYVTTRKYGQIYLNLIFFLIILVYSQSLPEFSFTHNVIPSESLDVFGLCSVLFAVYLLGHVFGKNLLRTHHALYRSKNQLQKRINEKETLLKEVHHRVKNNLQTVSSLLSLQTRSIEDDKMKNIIKSSQNRVISMAMVHEMLYMRDDLSKIEYKTYVKELSEYLIRSLKGAENNITLNIDIADIKLGIDTAIPLGLLINEAITNALKYGIVDDNEGEINIAIKKEPNNEYVLNIGDNGIGFDDTIDHKTTKSLGLKLIHNLARQLKGSISKDHSKKGTNYIVKFTEVGQEFRSIV, encoded by the coding sequence ATGTCTGAAACCGCGATTAATCAAGAGCGATTGAATGATAAAATTAAATTGGTCTTAAAGGTCAATTATTTTAGTTCTGCACTTGCTTTATGTTTTGGGATAGCTTGTTACTTTTTATTAGGTATTACGGAGATAATACCTTACGCATTTATAGCTTTTGGTATAGCTAATTTGATTAATACCTTTTTATTTCAAAAGCATAAATCCTTAACAACAACATATAACATCACCTCTGTACTTGCACTTATCAGCACTTTGATCATAACATTATACAGTGGGGGTATTTCCAGTCCATTTATTTTCATTTTGGCACTTATTGTATTTGCAGGTTATGTAACTACCAGAAAATACGGGCAGATTTATTTAAACTTAATTTTCTTTCTGATAATATTGGTTTATTCACAAAGCCTTCCCGAATTTAGTTTTACACACAATGTTATTCCTTCAGAATCGCTAGATGTTTTTGGCTTGTGCAGTGTGCTTTTTGCTGTTTATCTTCTTGGCCATGTTTTTGGAAAAAACCTCTTGCGCACGCACCATGCCCTATATAGATCAAAAAACCAATTGCAAAAAAGAATTAATGAAAAGGAGACACTTTTGAAGGAAGTGCACCATCGTGTAAAAAACAATCTTCAGACCGTATCTAGTTTGTTAAGCCTACAAACGAGGAGTATAGAGGATGATAAAATGAAAAATATCATTAAAAGTAGTCAGAACAGGGTCATTTCCATGGCAATGGTTCATGAGATGCTATATATGCGGGATGATTTATCTAAGATTGAGTATAAAACATATGTAAAAGAACTAAGCGAATATCTGATACGCTCATTAAAAGGAGCGGAGAACAACATAACGCTTAACATAGATATTGCTGATATAAAATTGGGGATTGATACTGCAATTCCCTTAGGTTTATTAATCAATGAAGCTATTACAAACGCTCTTAAGTATGGAATTGTTGACGATAATGAAGGTGAAATAAATATCGCTATTAAAAAAGAACCCAATAACGAATACGTATTGAATATTGGTGATAACGGTATTGGATTCGATGATACAATAGATCATAAAACCACAAAGTCATTAGGATTAAAACTAATACACAACTTGGCACGCCAATTAAAAGG
- a CDS encoding cob(I)yrinic acid a,c-diamide adenosyltransferase has product MKIYTKTGDKGTTALFGGTRVSKHHIRIDSYGTIDELNAWLGLIRDQEIDERSKNTLAITQDKLFTVGAVLATDPEKAVLKSGKERLNIPKIDNTDIELLEKEMDAMNKSLPPMTHFILPGGHTTVSYCHIARTVCRRGERMATQLFEKEPFDDNVLSYINRLSDYLFVLARKLSKDLKAEEIKWIPEKKG; this is encoded by the coding sequence ATGAAGATATATACAAAAACTGGAGATAAAGGCACAACCGCACTCTTTGGTGGAACAAGGGTTTCTAAACATCATATTAGAATTGATAGTTATGGCACCATCGATGAGTTAAATGCTTGGCTAGGATTAATTCGGGACCAAGAAATCGATGAGCGTTCCAAGAATACGCTTGCCATCACCCAAGACAAACTCTTTACGGTTGGGGCAGTTTTGGCAACCGATCCTGAAAAAGCAGTTCTAAAAAGTGGAAAAGAACGCCTTAACATACCCAAAATAGACAATACTGACATTGAATTATTGGAAAAGGAAATGGATGCGATGAACAAGTCATTACCTCCCATGACCCATTTTATTCTTCCTGGAGGTCACACTACTGTGTCATACTGTCATATTGCCCGCACAGTTTGTCGAAGAGGCGAGCGCATGGCCACCCAACTTTTCGAGAAAGAACCTTTTGATGACAATGTATTATCTTACATCAATAGACTTTCGGACTACCTATTTGTCTTGGCACGAAAATTGTCTAAAGATTTAAAAGCAGAAGAAATCAAGTGGATTCCTGAAAAAAAAGGCTAA